One Triticum dicoccoides isolate Atlit2015 ecotype Zavitan chromosome 5B, WEW_v2.0, whole genome shotgun sequence genomic window carries:
- the LOC119306604 gene encoding zinc finger protein ZAT5-like yields MPRSQSCETKYLQQKLGTRALTDPAMGAAVKRAREEEPVSLALTLTTDSAASSTTSADSAGAPAAPRKRARRGRVVATSGEGEFVCKTCSRAFATFQALGGHRTSHLRGRHGLELGVGVARAIKERKRQEEKPHECHICGLGFEMGQALGGHMRRHREEMALRGGDDGDQWVWRGVGVLDQEAVGRQAAASYEPPVLLELFV; encoded by the coding sequence ATGCCACGGAGCCAGAGCTGCGAGACAAAGTACTTACAACAAAAGCTAGGCACCAGAGCCCTCACGGATCCGGCGATGGGAGCAGCGGTGAAGCGCGCGAGGGAGGAGGAGCCGGTGTCGCTGGCGCTGACGCTCACCACGGACTCGGCGGCGTCGTCCACCACGTCGGCCGactcggccggcgcgccggcggCGCCCAGGAAGCGGGCGCGGCGGGGCAGAGTGGTGGCCACGTCGGGGGAGGGGGAGTTCGTCTGCAAGACCTGCAGCCGGGCGTTCGCCACGTTCCAGGCGCTGGGCGGGCACCGGACCAGCCACCTCCGCGGCCGCCACGGGCTGGAGCTCGGCGTCGGCGTCGCCAGGGCCATCAAGGAGCGGAAGCGGCAGGAGGAGAAGCCGCACGAGTGCCACATCTGCGGGCTGGGGTTCGAGATGGGCCAGGCGCTCGGGGGGCACATGCGGAGGCACCGTGAGGAGATGGCGCTccgcggcggcgacgacggtgacCAGTGGGTGTGGCGCGGCGTCGGGGTGCTGGATCAGGAGGCGGTGGGGCGCCAGGCCGCCGCCAGTTACGAGCCGCCCGTCTTGCTCGAGCTCTTCGTCTAG
- the LOC119306605 gene encoding zinc finger protein ZAT8-like, which produces MVSSMKQCRDEAQEVPLSLSLSLGVMADRSKKQRRGGADGEFVCKTCSRAFPSFQALGGHRTSHLRGRHGLALGLTSGSDQPGTKKTTDQKQAHQCHVCGLEFEMGQALGGHMRRHREQEAATTAQAPPVLLQLFV; this is translated from the coding sequence ATGGTTTCCTCAATGAAGCAGTGCAGAGATGAGGCCCAAGAGGTGCCCctgtccctctcgctctccctcggcgTCATGGCCGACCGCAGCAAGAAGCAGCGCCGCGGCGGCGCAGACGGCGAGTTCGTCTGCAAGACGTGCAGCCGCGCCTTCCCGTCGTTCCAGGCGCTGGGCGGGCACCGGACTAGCCACCTCCGCGGCCGCCACGGGCTAGCGCTCGGCCTCACTTCAGGGTCCGATCAGCCGGGGACCAAGAAGACGACGGACCAGAAGCAGGCGCACCAGTGCCACGTCTGCGGGCTGGAGTTCGAGATGGGGCAGGCGCTGGGCGGCCACATGCGCCGACACCGCGAGCAGGAGGCCGCCACCACGGCGCAGGCGCCGCCCGTTCTGCTCCAGCTCTTCGTCTAG